From the genome of Acidimicrobiales bacterium, one region includes:
- a CDS encoding SCP2 sterol-binding domain-containing protein, whose product MARFLSPEWFEQVTRRTAEPPATADSDRLVLRQVVRDTPDGEVCYHVVVESGAARIVPPGDCDPGPADLTITTGWNTAVEIAQGKLAAQAALVEGRLRVHGNLACVAAHAGALGGLDPVPPEVREQTTY is encoded by the coding sequence ATGGCCCGATTCCTGTCGCCCGAATGGTTCGAGCAGGTCACGCGCCGCACCGCTGAGCCGCCGGCCACAGCCGACAGCGACCGGCTCGTGCTCCGCCAGGTCGTCCGGGACACGCCCGACGGCGAGGTCTGCTACCACGTGGTCGTGGAGTCGGGCGCCGCTCGCATCGTCCCCCCCGGCGACTGCGACCCCGGGCCAGCGGACCTGACCATCACGACCGGGTGGAACACCGCCGTGGAGATCGCGCAGGGGAAGCTCGCCGCGCAGGCCGCGCTGGTCGAGGGACGACTGCGGGTCCACGGGAACCTCGCTTGCGTTGCCGCGCACGCCGGGGCCCTCGGAGGGCTCGACCCGGTACCGCCCGAAGTCCGCGAGCAGACGACGTACTGA
- a CDS encoding ABC transporter ATP-binding protein: protein MSEAGGAPTSELELRGVIHSYGRQPVLTGVDLEVPAGSITAVLGASGSGKTTLLRVVAGFEKIESGMVRLGGVVVDDGRHAVPPERRRIGYVPQDGALFPHLKVAANVGFGLGRRADRRAVSQLLELVGLSGLERRYPYELSGGQQQRVALARALAVEPAVVLLDEPFSALDAAMRASVRRDVANILRERGATTVLVTHDQDEALSMSDRVAILRGGRIVADARPEVLYRTPVDADMATFLGEANLLPGTVEGGGVVSTGLGRLVLQEGAVQADLGSQVTVLVRPEQIEARTRNAAPAGGGISGHVEDRAYFGHDAVLRVTTARGDPLLVRITGPGAPSPDADVLLTVRGQVMAWKKQN from the coding sequence GTGAGCGAAGCTGGTGGAGCACCAACGAGCGAGCTCGAGCTGCGCGGCGTCATCCACTCCTACGGCAGGCAGCCGGTCCTCACCGGCGTCGACCTCGAAGTTCCGGCCGGTTCGATAACCGCGGTACTCGGCGCGTCGGGCAGTGGAAAGACCACGCTGTTGCGTGTCGTTGCCGGCTTCGAGAAGATCGAATCCGGGATGGTCCGCCTGGGCGGCGTCGTGGTGGACGACGGCCGCCATGCCGTACCGCCCGAGCGGCGGCGGATCGGCTACGTGCCGCAGGACGGCGCTCTTTTCCCTCATCTCAAGGTCGCGGCGAACGTCGGTTTCGGGCTCGGGCGCCGTGCGGACAGGCGGGCGGTGTCGCAGCTTCTCGAGCTTGTCGGTCTGAGCGGCCTCGAGCGGCGCTATCCCTACGAGCTCTCCGGCGGCCAGCAGCAACGAGTGGCCCTCGCGCGTGCCCTCGCCGTCGAGCCGGCCGTAGTCCTTCTCGACGAGCCGTTCTCCGCTCTCGACGCCGCGATGCGCGCTTCGGTACGCCGGGACGTGGCCAACATCCTGCGCGAGCGCGGGGCCACGACCGTGCTCGTGACCCACGATCAGGACGAGGCGTTGTCCATGTCGGACCGCGTCGCGATCCTGCGCGGCGGACGGATCGTCGCCGACGCCCGGCCCGAGGTTCTCTACCGGACGCCGGTCGATGCCGACATGGCTACGTTCCTGGGGGAGGCCAACCTGCTCCCGGGAACCGTCGAAGGCGGGGGAGTGGTGTCCACCGGACTGGGGCGGCTCGTCCTGCAGGAAGGAGCCGTTCAGGCCGATCTCGGCAGCCAGGTGACCGTGCTGGTGCGCCCCGAGCAGATCGAGGCGCGTACCCGCAACGCGGCCCCCGCCGGGGGCGGCATCTCAGGGCACGTCGAGGACCGCGCGTACTTCGGGCACGACGCGGTGTTACGTGTGACAACCGCCCGCGGCGATCCGCTGCTTGTCAGGATCACCGGCCCGGGCGCGCCGTCACCGGACGCGGACGTGCTGCTCACCGTCCGGGGCCAGGTGATGGCCTGGAAGAAGCAGAATTAG